A stretch of DNA from Campylobacter sp. MG1:
CAAAACACTTTAATAATAACTACAATGTAAATTTAGGGTTTGCTTATAATTTTTAATCTAATTACCCCTTACTTATTATCATAATGAGAAGGGGGTAATTATAAATGTTTGATAAGTGTAAAAGTAACTATATAAATAATTTTAAATTAAGAAATATAAAATATTTTAGTATTTGTCTAATTTTTATAATTCAATTTATATTTAAATTAAATTTAAATCCATAAATATTTACATATTGTTTTATCAAAATCATATATTTAATAAAAAATACAATTAAAACATATATAATTTTAAAATTAATTATTTAGTTAATTTATTTAAGTATAATTTAATAATTACTTTATTTAAGGAGTATTAATGCAAAGAAGGGAATTTTTAAAAGGCTCTGCATTTTTAGGTTCATTGGCCTGTATTAATCCAGTTTTGAGTGCTAATGCCTTTACAAACGGGGATAAAAAAAGTGTTTTTTCGGTTTGCGAGATGTGTTCTACTCGCTGTCCTATTGAAATAAGCGTTAAAGACAATAAAGGTGTATTTATTAATGGTAATCCAAAATTTAGCACAAATAAAACTAGCGTATGTGCAAGGGGTGGAGCAGGAATTAATCAATTATATGATAAAAACCGCCTTATTAAGCCTTTAATTCGTGTAGGTAAGCGTGGGGAAAACAAATGGCGTGAAGCTAGTTGGGACGAAGCTTTAAACCTAGTTGCAACAAAGTTAAATGAAATAAAAGAAAAGCACGGAGCTAGTAGCGTAATATTTACAAGCAAAGCCGGAGAATCTCACACTCATATGAGTAATTTTGCCTGTGCTTACGGCAGTCCTAATATATTTTCACATTATTCAAGCTGTCCGATTACTTATAATATGGTTTTAGAGCATACTTATGGCGGCGGCTTATCAAGAGATTTTGCTAATGCAAAATATATTGTAAATTTCGGACATAATTTATTTGAAGGTATAGTAATAAGTGATGCTAAAAAACTAGCTAAATTTGCAGCTGCAAGTGATACAAAACTACTTGTCCTTGAGCCTAGATTTAGCGTAGTTGCTGCTAAGGCTGATGAGTGGCTACCTATTAAGCCAGGAACTGATGTGGCGTTTTTAATGGCATTAATTCATATTTGGCTAAGAGATGAAAAATACGATAAAGAATTTGTAAATGAATATTGCATAGGACTTGATGAACTTAAAGCTAGTGTAAAAGATACAAGCCCTAAATGGCAAGAAAGTATCACTGGAATTAGTGCTGATACCATTGAGCGAATTGCCGATGAAATCTATAAAGCTGCTCCTAAAGTAGTAATTGATTGGGGACATAAAACCACTACTACTTATGCAGAATATCAACGCACAAGAGCTATTGCAATAGCAAACGCTTTAATGGGAAATTACGAGAAAAAAGGTGGCATTCACACTAGCAAAAATACAAATACTTTAAACAAAATCATAGGCGAAGATATTTTCCCTACTCTTGATAATCCTAGCAATGTTTTTAAGGTTCCTAACACTCCTAGAATTGATGGTGCAGGTGAAGATGGAAATAAAAATTATTTTGTATCCAGAAAACACGGAGTTTTAATGGATATTGCCCCTGCAATACTTAGCAAAAAGCCATATCCTATTAAAGCTTGGGTAAATACTAGGTTTAATCACTTAGTAAATGTAGCAAATGTAAATGAGAGTTTAAAGGCTATAAATGAGCTAGATTTTATAGTAAGTATTGATATATATTTAAATGATTTTAGCAATTTAGCTGATGTGGTATTACCAGAAAGCTCATATTTAGAGCGAGATGAGAGCATTTTAAGCGTAGGCAATGGCTATTATATGAGAAATAAAGCCGTAGAAGTTATAGGCGATACAAAAAGTGGTTTTGATATTTTTAGAAAACTAGCAAGTATGATGAAAATTGATGAGCTTTATACTTATACAACAATAGATGAGTATAGAATGCAACAAGCTAAAGGCAATGTAGATTTACTAGCAAATCTTAAAAAAGATGGCATAGTAACTTATAAAGTCCCTAGTCTTTATTTAAGAGAGCCAAAAACCATAAAAGAATTTGCTAAAACTTATCCGCAAATTAAAGATAAAATTGATAGTAATGGCGAACTTAGTTCGCTAATTAACTTTAAGACACCTAGTAAAAAAATAGAGCTTTTCATAGAAAAAGTTGAAAACTTATTCCCAACTCACGGCTGTTTAAATACAACTGATTATGATGTGTTTAAAAATCATGAATTTTGTCTAACAAGTGGCAAAACTCCAATTCATACAAACGCTCATACTCAAAATATCCCAATTTTAAATGAATTAATGAGTGAAAGTCCTGTGTGGATAAATGAAACTAAGGCTAAAGAATTAGGCTTTAAAGATGGCGATTTAGTATATTTAGAAAATGAATTTGGCAAAATCCAAGTAAAACTTATGCTAACTCAAGGCATTCGTCCTGATACATTGTTTATTTATCACGGATTTGGTCGTAACACTCCAGCACTTAAAAACATTCACGAAATAGGTGCAAATGATAGCATAGTGCTAGGTTCAAGAAGTGGTTATGTTTGTAGCACAATGGTTACAAATATAGGCGTAGATATTAAAAGGGCTTAAAGATGAAAAAGTTTGTAATGATTCACGATGAAAATTTATGTATAGGTTGTCAGGCTTGTAGCGTAGCTTGTAAAAACGAAAATCAAATTCCAAGTGGGGTTTTTAGAGTGCAAGTTCATGCGAAAATGAAGGGAGTTTTTCCAAATCTTCAAACAGATTTTACAAGGGCAAGTTGTGTAATGTGCGAAGATAGCCCGTGTGTAAGCGTATGTCCTACGGGAGCTAGTTTTAAACTAGCAAATGGAATAACATTAATTGATGAAAATTTATGCGTATCTTGCAAATACTGCATATTAGCCTGTCCTTATAATGCAAGATTTCTTAATCCTATCACAAAAGCAATTGATAAATGCACTTTTTGTTATCCAAATAGAGTAAGCGATGGTTTAACCCCTGCTTGTGTTAGCGTATGTCCTACTGATGCACTAATTTTTGGGGATATAAATGATAACAATTCAGAAGTTAATAAAGTCTTAGCAAGTAAAAGCGTTGAATATCCTAAAGCTCATTTAGGCACTAAACCAAAACTAGGTTTTATAAAAAATACAAAAGGAGGACGCTATGAATAATATGGCAGGAAGCTTAATGCAATATAATGAGATTTATTGGCCTTGGCCTATTGCACTATATTTGTTTTTAGCAGGGCTTAGTGCTGGGTGTTTAATGGTTTCATTAATAGTAAAATTTAATAGATTTACACATAATACTAATAGTATTTGGGACGCAACGATTAAAGCAGGAGCGTTAATTTCTCCACTTGCTATTAGCTTGGGGCTTTTGCTTTTAATAATTGATTTAGGCAAACCGCTTACATTTTATTTATTGCTAATAAAATACAATTTTACTTCGGTTATGACTTTAGGTGTTTTATTTTTATTAGTTTATACACCTTTAGCATTTTTATACGCATTAATCATTTTTGAGCGTGAAATAGGGCTTTATTTTAGGTTCTTAATTCCTATTACAAATTCCATAAGAAAAATGGCTAATTTTGCAAAGATGATTGAATATGTATTGTTTTTCTTAGCTTTATGTGTTGGTGCTTATACTGGGTTTTTATTAAGTGCGATTTCTAAAATCCCTTTATGGAATACTCCTATTTTACCATTGCTTTTTGTGGTTTCTGCGTTTTCTTGTGGAATAGCTGCAAATATACTTGTGGGAATTTTATTTTTTAAAGCTCATTTAAATAAAGAAAACATAAAGTATTTATTAGTTTTAGATTTAAGAGCAATAATGCTTGAAATTCCTATCTTGCTTTTACTTTTTGTAGGAATGTATTATAGCGGGGGCGAGAGTTTAATATCGCTTAAGGCTATATTTACTCATGAGTTTTATTCAAAATTATTTTGGTTTGGAGTGCTAGGAACAGGGCTTATTTTACCTATTTTAATAGCCCTAACCGCACTTAAAAACCACGCCTATAAACCTGCATTCATAATAATAAACTCTCTTGCTGTGCTAGTTGGAGTAATAATGTTAAGATTTTTTATCGTTTATGCAGGACAAGTTTGCATTAGCTAAAGGTTTTTCCTTTAGCTAATAATAGATTTTGGAATTTATCTAAGATAAATTCCAATAAAATTTTATGAACGTTCAATATACCAAGTATCATTTATTTTTATCAAATCCACGCGATTATCAAAACTTTCACCATTTTTGTATGTTACCAAAACTTTAACTGTAGCTGTGTCTTCAAATAGATATAATAATTTTGTTTTAACTGATTTGATACCACCCGTTTTTTTTATAAATTCTTCTTGTCTACTTTTTGCTTCATCTGCTGATTTATCTATGAAAGTTAAGAATTCTTGTCTTTCATTTTCTTGAATACACTTTGCGAATTGTTTCGCTTGATTTATTTCATTTGTATAAAGCATATCAAAACATTTTTTTGCTACTACTTCGGGAGCATCACCGGCTTTAGGAACATAATTCCCACAAGCTACAAACATTACAGCAACAGCTACAAAACTAAATAATTTTTTCATATTTTCTCCTTTTGATTTGGTTTAAAGCCTAATGCTTTGCATTATGCTTTTTGTAAAATCAGTATAATACCCCCCCCCATTCTTAAGTTTTACTTAATTTATATTTAAATTATGAAAAATTTATTGTTTTTTGTTATGAGTTGTATTTGTTAAAGTTATAAATGCTTTTAGGTTTTGATTAATGAAATTCCTATTTCAAATTCTTTGATATTTTCGATGAATTTCCTATTTGAAATTCTTAGAATTTCAAATAGGAATTAGAATTTAAAAGCTCTTTCTTAAAGTCATATTAAGTGAATAATCTACATTCAAATCACCAAAAAATGTCCTTTCAAACTCGGTCATTAGCCTTAAATTATTCGTGAAATTATAATTAAATGAAGCATTAGTTAGCATTCTTGCGCTTTTTTGCCTTCAATTTGTCTAATTATATTTAAATCTCTTATGGTTTTATCGCCATTTTTAGCTAAATTGTGAGTTGAAATTCCTATTTTAAATCCAGCCTAAAATATAAAAATTATTATCTAATTTTGTAGGCAAGTACTTGCTAAAGACACTTAAAACCTGCTCATCACAACCAGTTTAATAACCTAAATCACAAGCTTTAACATAAAGTTCTTTTGCTTTTTAATTGATAAAAACTATTTTATCACTACCTAACATAATAAATTTCTAATTTTATAGGGTATTTTATGGTGTTTGGTGTCTGTACTAGTATTAACAAATCAAATAAAAATTTATAAAATTTGACTTTTATTTTAGTAAATATTGTAATTTTTTTATAAATTCAAAATTATAAATTTATCAAAATAACGCTTTTTAAAGATTTATGCTTTTATTTATATCTTTAAATGTCAATATATATTAAAAATTACAAATTTTAGACTTTGTTAAGTAAAAAAAAATATAATCTTGTCCGATGAACGAAAGGGGTAGACTTCTGCCCCACTCTAAGTTTCAAACCGTGTTTATTTTCTACTTTATTTTATATATTTAAAAATTGCTTAATATCCACATTTATCATATCTAAAACATCATCAAGAAAGACATTGATTTTATCTGGCATAATTCCTATTGTTGTGTTTTTGATATTTGTTGAAATACGCGGAAATACTTTGTCTGGATTGTTATTATTGATTTTTGTTTTTAACATATTTTCCCAGTGATAACTTCTGTTTCTAATATCAACAAGCAAACTTAAGATTATTTTCATCTTTTGCTGATTAGAAAGTTTTATTTTTTCGCCTTTGATATTTTTATAATAATTTATATTTAAAGAACAATATTTTTTAAAATCAATATTATCTATATTATCAAAAAACACAGAATGATTTAATCCACTTTGTTTTATAAGATAAACAACTTGTCCTAAAGTTAAATTTGATAAATATTGTTCGTGGTTAATACTATCATTGCCATATCTGTGTTGGATTATTTGAACTTGTTTTAAAATCTCATTATCTTGACTATTTATTATCCAATCTTTGGGCTGATACATATCAAATATATTTCTAACGCATATTTCAATTGTTGCTATTTTAGGCGTAATTTTGCTTATGAATATTAAGTTGTCAAAATGTTCGTTTATGTTTTTATAGCAGGATAATCTTTTTGCTGAAATCAAATCTTTTAGGCTTAAATTATTTGCCATAACGCTTCCTTAGTTTTGGCATATTATATCTTAAAACAAGCATTTAAAGTTTTTTATACAAACAAAAACATAAACTAAACTTAAAATATACGAAATTTATATAGATTAAAAAAGGTTCTTGGTTTTGTTTCAAATCAACAAAACCAACAGCATCTAATGAAAAGTTTATGCTATTCAATTATTTTCTTATATTCATCACAAAGGTTTGAATATTACTCCATAATAAGGGTCTAAATCACAAGCTTTTTTAAAGTATTTTTTAGCTTTTGATAGGTCTTTTTTTACAGATACTCCGGATTTATACATAAACCCTAAGTGATAACAACTTTTAACATGAGTTTTATTCAAAATTATTTTGGTTTGGAGTGTTAGGAACAGGGCTTATTTTACCTATTTTAATAGCCCTAACCGCACTTAAAAACCACGCCTATAAACCTGCATTCATAATAATAAACTCTCTTGCTGTGCTAGTTGGCGTAATAATGTTAAGATTTTTTATCGTTTATGCAGGGCAAGTTTGCATTAGCTAAAGGTTTTTCCTTTAGCTAATAATAGATTTTGGAATTTATCTAAGATAAATTCCGATAAATTTTTAAATTAAAATTTTAGTGGACGTTTAAAATACCAAGTATCATTTATTTTTATCAAATCCTCGTAATTATCAGAACTTTCACCATTTTTGAATGTTACCAAAACTTTAACTTCAGCTGTGTCTTCAAATAAAACTGATAATTTTGTTTCTAATGATTTGATACCACCCGTTTTTTCCATAAATTCTTCTTTTTTACTTTTTATGTTATCTGCTAAGTTATCTATATAAGTTAAGAATTCTTGTCTTTTATTTTCTTGAATACACTTTGCGTATTGTTTCATTTGATTTATTTCAAATGTACTATACATATCAAGACATTTTTTTGCTACTACTTCGGGAGCATCACCGGCTTTAGGAACATAATTCCCACAAGCAACTAGCATAAAAGCAAAAACTAAAAAACTTAATAATTTTTTCATATTTTCTCCTTAATTTTTCAAGTTTGAATTAGCTAAAGGTTTTTCCTTTAGCTAATAATAGATTTTGGAATTTATCTAAGATAAATTCCAATAAAATTTTATAAACGTTCAATATACCAAGTATCATTTATTTTTATTAAATCCACGTTTTTATCAAGACTATCACCACTTTTGAATGTTGCCAAAAGTTTAACTCTAGCTCTGTCTTCAAATAAACCTAATAATTTTGTTTCTAATGATTTGGTACCATCCGGTATTTGATTACTTCTTACTTTTCTTTCCATAAATTCTATGAAATTTTTCTTTTCATCTTCTGATTCAAAACGAAAGCAGTTAGCAAATTTTTTCACTTCTCCTTTAGCAAGCTCATCAAAACATTTTTTTGCTACTACTTCGGGAGCTTCACCGGCTTTAGGAGCATCACTCCCACAAGCTACAAACATTACAGCAACAGCCACAAAACTTAATAATTTTTTCATTAATTCTCCTTTTGATTTGGTTTAAAGCCTAATGCTTTGCATTATGCTTTTTGTAAAATCAGTATAATACCCCCCCCCAATCTTAAGTTTTACTTAATTTGTATTGTTTAATATGATTAAAAATTTTATTGCATTACAAATCCTAAAAATTAAATTAAAATATATTTTAAATTTTACTGGAATTTATTTTTGTATTTTTTAAAGAGTGCGTGTTAATATAATTTTATTAATTTAGTTTGGAATTTATTTTCGCAAATAAATTCCAATAAGTCTTAAGCTAAAATTATTTTTTCATAATATACCAAGTATTATTTACTTTTATCAAATCCACATTATCATCAAAACTTTTACCATTTTTGAATGTTGCTAAAACTTTAACTGTAGCTGTGTCTTCAAATAAAACTGATAATTTTGTTTCTAATGATTTGATACCACCCATTTTTTCATTACTTTTTGCTTTTTCGCCCGTAAATTCTATGAATTTTTTCTTTTCATCTTCTGATTCAAAACGAAAGCAGTTAGCAAATTTTTTCACTTCTCCTTTAGCAAACTCATCAAGACATTTTTTTGCTACTACTTCGGGAGCTTCACCAGCTTTAGGAGCATCACTTCCGCAAGCAACAAACATAGTAGCAACAGCTACAAAACTTAATAATTTTTTCATTTATTCTCCTTTTGATTTAGTTTAAAGCCTAATGCTTTGCATTATGCTTTTTGTAAAATCAGTATAATACCCCCCCCCAATCTTAATATTTACTTAAAATTTAAATTTGATTGAATATTGTTTTCAAGTAGCTATGGATTTTTAAATAATTTTAATATTTTAGCACCCAAAATAGGGTGCTATTAAATTTATTTCGTATTAAATATGAATTCATCTTTAAAATCCACATAAATTTCAGATTTTAAACTACCTTGTAAAATAAGCTCACTAAGTCTTGAATCAATTTCTTGATATATAGTTCTTTTTAAGGCTCTAGCACCATATTCATCACTATAACCTAGATTTAAAATTTCTAATCTTGCATTCTCACTAATACTAAAGCTAATTCCAAGTTCAGCTAATTTATTGCTAGTATTTTTAAGCAAAATATCAACAATTTGTAAGCATAAATCTTTATTTAAAGCATTAAATCCTACTATTTCATCAAGTCTATTTACAAATTCAGGTTTAAAGTATTTTAATAATTCTTTATTTATTAATTCATTTCTTTCTTTTTCATTTTTAATATCTACAAACTTAGCTGCTCCAATATTACTTGTAAATATTATTAAAGTGTTTTTAAAATCAACCCTAAAGCCTTTGTTATCACTCAAAGCTCCTTCATCTAACATATTTAAAAATATATTAAAAATATCAGGATGAGCCTTTTCTATCTCATCAAAAAGTAGCACCGAATAAGGTCTATTTTTAACAGCTTCTGTTAATTGTCCGCCTTCATCACTTCCTACATAACCAACCGCAGAGCCTATTAAATTGCTTACTCTATAACTTTCAGCGTATTCATTCATATCAAAACGAATTAAAGCCTTTTCATCATCAAAAAGCTCTTTTGCAATTGCTTTTGCTAATTCAGTTTTACCAACTCCTGTAGGCCCTAAGAATAAAAAGCTTCCTATAGGACGATTGCTATCACTAAGCCCTGCTTTATTTGCCCTTACTGCACGAGCTAGAGCTTTTATAGCTTTATCTTGTCCTACCACACGAGTTTGTAAATTATTTTCAAGATTTAAGTATTTTTCACTCTCATTGCTTAGTAATTTACTAACCTTTATTCCTGTCATTTTTGCCAAAATTAAAGCGACTTGCTCATCATCAACTTCGTTTTTAAGTAAAGTTCCGCTTTGTTTTAACTCTTGCCAATTTGCCTTAGCATTCTCAAGCTCGTTTTTAACTTGTGGGATTTTCCCATATTCAATCTCTCCTGCTTTTTGATAATCTCCTTTATTTTTTGCAATATTTGCTTCATTTTGCAAATTATTAATCTCGTTCATTTTCTTTGAAATTTCGGCAAATACTCTTTGCTCGTTTTCAAATTTCATTCTTAATTTTCTTTCTTCTTCGCTAAATTCACTTAATTCATTTTCAATTTCTTTTAATCTTTTTTTATTTTTTTCTTCGCCTTCCATTAATAAAGCTTCTTTTTCAACTCTTAATCTAACGATATTATTTTTTACATTTCTTAAAGCACTTGGCTCACTTTCAATTTGCATTTTAAGTTCAGCCGCAGCTTCATCTATTAAATCTATTGCTTTATCAGGTAAAAATCTTCCTTGAATATAACGATTACTAAGCTTAACAGCAGCTACTAAAGCTTTATCATTAATACTTACATTATGATGAGCACTTAATCTTTCTTTAAGACCCCTAAGCATTGCTATTGCATCATTTACGCTTGGTTCATTCACAATTATGCTTTGAAATCTTCTTTGCATTGCAGCATCTTTTTCAAAATATTTTTTATATTCTTTTAAAGTGGTTGCACCAATGGTTTTAAACTCGCCCCTACTTAAAGCAGGTTTAAGTATATTAGCAGCATCCATACTTCCTTCGCTTGCACCTGCACCTAATATTGTATGAATTTCATCAATGAAAATTATAATATTAGGATTTGCTTTTACACTTTCAATTATATTTTTAAGTCTTTCTTCAAATTCTCCGCGGTATTTTGCTCCTGCAACAAGTGCTGCTAAATCAAGACTTAATATTTGTTTATTAGCTAAAGAGCTTGGCACTTGTTTATTAGCAATTGCTTGAGCTAGGGCTTCTACTATAGCTGTTTTACCAACTCCTGGCTCACCTAATAAAATAGGATTATTTTTGCTTTTTCTAATTAAGATTTGCATAAGCCTTTCTAATTCATTATCTCTTCCTGTAATTGGGTCAAGTTTGCCTGATTTTGCTAATTCAACTAGATTTGTGGTGTATTTTTCTAATTCTTTATTACTTATATCATCTTGCTCTTTTTCGCTAATTTTTCTATCACCTCTTAAAGCATTTAAATCGCTTTTTAATACAAGTAAATCTAAATAATCTTTTAATAACTCACAAATTCCACCCTTATCACACTCACTAATTATCCACATATCAGTGCTTAAGTAGCTATCACCTTTACTTAAAGCAAATCCAATAGCCTTTTCAAGTGAAGTTAAAAGTGCATTACTAGGTTTTACATTATTAGCATTTACTCCATCGCTTTTTACTAAATTATCAGCCTTACTTTTTAGCATTAATGAAATTGCAGTTTTATCTATTGATAATTTATTAAATACTTGATTAAGAATAGAACTTGAATCATTAGCAATAGCCCATAAAATATGAAATGGTTCTATATTTGGATTTTTATTAAATACACATAAGCTGACTGCTTGACTTAAAGTTTCATTAAATTGATTTGTTAATTTATCTTGAATATTCATATTATCTCCTTTAATTGATATGGTTCGCATTATATTACTTTAGTCTATTATTGTCAAGTATAAAATTAAATTTATCACTTAAATATCTTAAGTGCTAAAATATAAATGCAAAAATGTTTAAAATTCTTACATAATATTAAAAAAAAACAGCTAGAATTAGCGTTTATCTTAATCTTATTGGAGCTATCGTGAAATTTAATAAAAAATTATTTTTATGTGTTGCATTAGGACTATCATTGTTCGCAAAAACCGATGAAGAAGCTGAAAGACAGGCGTTTTCTAAATTGATTCAGACTTTTAGAATGATTGAAGCAAATTATGTTGATGAAATTACTATACAACAGCTTGTGGATAAATCTTTAGAAGGATTATTGAGTAATCTTGACGCACATTCAGCATTTTTAAATGAG
This window harbors:
- the nrfD gene encoding NrfD/PsrC family molybdoenzyme membrane anchor subunit, translating into MNNMAGSLMQYNEIYWPWPIALYLFLAGLSAGCLMVSLIVKFNRFTHNTNSIWDATIKAGALISPLAISLGLLLLIIDLGKPLTFYLLLIKYNFTSVMTLGVLFLLVYTPLAFLYALIIFEREIGLYFRFLIPITNSIRKMANFAKMIEYVLFFLALCVGAYTGFLLSAISKIPLWNTPILPLLFVVSAFSCGIAANILVGILFFKAHLNKENIKYLLVLDLRAIMLEIPILLLLFVGMYYSGGESLISLKAIFTHEFYSKLFWFGVLGTGLILPILIALTALKNHAYKPAFIIINSLAVLVGVIMLRFFIVYAGQVCIS
- a CDS encoding DUF4878 domain-containing protein; the protein is MKKLLSFVAVAVMFVACGSDAPKAGEAPEVVAKKCFDELAKGEVKKFANCFRFESEDEKKNFIEFMERKVRSNQIPDGTKSLETKLLGLFEDRARVKLLATFKSGDSLDKNVDLIKINDTWYIERL
- the phsA gene encoding thiosulfate reductase PhsA is translated as MQRREFLKGSAFLGSLACINPVLSANAFTNGDKKSVFSVCEMCSTRCPIEISVKDNKGVFINGNPKFSTNKTSVCARGGAGINQLYDKNRLIKPLIRVGKRGENKWREASWDEALNLVATKLNEIKEKHGASSVIFTSKAGESHTHMSNFACAYGSPNIFSHYSSCPITYNMVLEHTYGGGLSRDFANAKYIVNFGHNLFEGIVISDAKKLAKFAAASDTKLLVLEPRFSVVAAKADEWLPIKPGTDVAFLMALIHIWLRDEKYDKEFVNEYCIGLDELKASVKDTSPKWQESITGISADTIERIADEIYKAAPKVVIDWGHKTTTTYAEYQRTRAIAIANALMGNYEKKGGIHTSKNTNTLNKIIGEDIFPTLDNPSNVFKVPNTPRIDGAGEDGNKNYFVSRKHGVLMDIAPAILSKKPYPIKAWVNTRFNHLVNVANVNESLKAINELDFIVSIDIYLNDFSNLADVVLPESSYLERDESILSVGNGYYMRNKAVEVIGDTKSGFDIFRKLASMMKIDELYTYTTIDEYRMQQAKGNVDLLANLKKDGIVTYKVPSLYLREPKTIKEFAKTYPQIKDKIDSNGELSSLINFKTPSKKIELFIEKVENLFPTHGCLNTTDYDVFKNHEFCLTSGKTPIHTNAHTQNIPILNELMSESPVWINETKAKELGFKDGDLVYLENEFGKIQVKLMLTQGIRPDTLFIYHGFGRNTPALKNIHEIGANDSIVLGSRSGYVCSTMVTNIGVDIKRA
- a CDS encoding DUF4878 domain-containing protein; the protein is MKKLFSFVAVAVMFVACGNYVPKAGDAPEVVAKKCFDMLYTNEINQAKQFAKCIQENERQEFLTFIDKSADEAKSRQEEFIKKTGGIKSVKTKLLYLFEDTATVKVLVTYKNGESFDNRVDLIKINDTWYIERS
- a CDS encoding 4Fe-4S dicluster domain-containing protein; the protein is MKKFVMIHDENLCIGCQACSVACKNENQIPSGVFRVQVHAKMKGVFPNLQTDFTRASCVMCEDSPCVSVCPTGASFKLANGITLIDENLCVSCKYCILACPYNARFLNPITKAIDKCTFCYPNRVSDGLTPACVSVCPTDALIFGDINDNNSEVNKVLASKSVEYPKAHLGTKPKLGFIKNTKGGRYE
- a CDS encoding DUF4878 domain-containing protein is translated as MKKLLSFLVFAFMLVACGNYVPKAGDAPEVVAKKCLDMYSTFEINQMKQYAKCIQENKRQEFLTYIDNLADNIKSKKEEFMEKTGGIKSLETKLSVLFEDTAEVKVLVTFKNGESSDNYEDLIKINDTWYFKRPLKF
- a CDS encoding ATP-dependent Clp protease ATP-binding subunit, with protein sequence MNIQDKLTNQFNETLSQAVSLCVFNKNPNIEPFHILWAIANDSSSILNQVFNKLSIDKTAISLMLKSKADNLVKSDGVNANNVKPSNALLTSLEKAIGFALSKGDSYLSTDMWIISECDKGGICELLKDYLDLLVLKSDLNALRGDRKISEKEQDDISNKELEKYTTNLVELAKSGKLDPITGRDNELERLMQILIRKSKNNPILLGEPGVGKTAIVEALAQAIANKQVPSSLANKQILSLDLAALVAGAKYRGEFEERLKNIIESVKANPNIIIFIDEIHTILGAGASEGSMDAANILKPALSRGEFKTIGATTLKEYKKYFEKDAAMQRRFQSIIVNEPSVNDAIAMLRGLKERLSAHHNVSINDKALVAAVKLSNRYIQGRFLPDKAIDLIDEAAAELKMQIESEPSALRNVKNNIVRLRVEKEALLMEGEEKNKKRLKEIENELSEFSEEERKLRMKFENEQRVFAEISKKMNEINNLQNEANIAKNKGDYQKAGEIEYGKIPQVKNELENAKANWQELKQSGTLLKNEVDDEQVALILAKMTGIKVSKLLSNESEKYLNLENNLQTRVVGQDKAIKALARAVRANKAGLSDSNRPIGSFLFLGPTGVGKTELAKAIAKELFDDEKALIRFDMNEYAESYRVSNLIGSAVGYVGSDEGGQLTEAVKNRPYSVLLFDEIEKAHPDIFNIFLNMLDEGALSDNKGFRVDFKNTLIIFTSNIGAAKFVDIKNEKERNELINKELLKYFKPEFVNRLDEIVGFNALNKDLCLQIVDILLKNTSNKLAELGISFSISENARLEILNLGYSDEYGARALKRTIYQEIDSRLSELILQGSLKSEIYVDFKDEFIFNTK
- a CDS encoding SEL1-like repeat protein is translated as MNKTHVKSCYHLGFMYKSGVSVKKDLSKAKKYFKKACDLDPYYGVIFKPL
- a CDS encoding DUF4878 domain-containing protein; this encodes MKKLLSFVAVATMFVACGSDAPKAGEAPEVVAKKCLDEFAKGEVKKFANCFRFESEDEKKKFIEFTGEKAKSNEKMGGIKSLETKLSVLFEDTATVKVLATFKNGKSFDDNVDLIKVNNTWYIMKK